One region of Catenuloplanes indicus genomic DNA includes:
- a CDS encoding ABC transporter ATP-binding protein, whose protein sequence is MIISVSGVSRNYGDVEAVRAVSFTANRGELVAVRGRSGAGKTTLLNMVGGLDRPSSGQIVIDGHDVTAASEKELLKLRRTTIGFVFQSFGLIPILSAAENVSVPLRLNRQPPAVREERISLLLELVGLGGHANQRPYELSGGQQQRVAVARALANDPPLLIADEPTGQLDSETGRSIMDLLRALVASRGMCVLVATHDPTLIDLADRVLTLRDGRLAEAPVPAL, encoded by the coding sequence ATGATCATCTCAGTGTCCGGCGTGAGCCGGAACTACGGCGACGTCGAGGCTGTCCGGGCCGTGTCGTTCACCGCGAACCGGGGCGAACTGGTCGCGGTGCGCGGCCGGTCCGGCGCCGGCAAGACCACGCTGCTCAACATGGTCGGCGGCCTGGACCGGCCGTCGTCCGGGCAGATCGTGATCGACGGGCACGACGTGACCGCCGCGTCCGAGAAGGAGCTGCTGAAGCTGCGCCGCACCACGATCGGCTTCGTGTTCCAGTCGTTCGGACTGATCCCGATCCTGTCCGCGGCCGAGAACGTGAGCGTGCCGCTGCGCCTCAACAGACAACCCCCGGCGGTACGCGAGGAGCGCATCTCGCTGCTGCTGGAGCTGGTCGGGCTCGGCGGTCACGCGAACCAGCGGCCGTACGAGCTGTCCGGCGGCCAGCAGCAGCGCGTCGCGGTCGCCCGCGCGCTGGCCAACGACCCGCCGCTGCTGATCGCGGACGAGCCGACCGGCCAGCTCGACTCGGAGACCGGACGGTCCATCATGGACCTGCTGCGCGCGCTGGTCGCCTCGCGCGGCATGTGCGTCCTCGTCGCCACGCACGACCCGACCCTGATCGACCTGGCCGACCGCGTCCTCACGCTCCGCGACGGCCGCCTCGCCGAGGCCCCGGTCCCGGCGCTGTGA
- a CDS encoding FtsX-like permease family protein, whose product MRLLRRIRAAAGCLALLAALGLVASLLVSGVPRLANGFTDDGLRADVRALHFAARDLTYGVEPEIDGKVRVTGAEGRLEGYRQVMPAPLPDAVGGRWFAAQVGGQPPAIGKPQVAVAQGRFATPCPPSLSFRYQAGLTGRLRITAGRAPDTRAGGPVEVMVSEEAAFRLGVRDGTAFAVTGATETPVAAEIVGVYAPLDPAAPDWDNVVLATVACGPASTDTTWRATVLTDADGLGTAADGTGMLAYEWRYRVDETRLTADGLPPLVTAIAEAKRTPPDEGLRLTTSLDRELLDFQGRRRAVAALLAVVLSGLVATLLGLIVLAARLAVDRRRDELSLLRARGGTGTAIGLRTLAETTVIVPAAVLAGWAAGTLLPGRAAEGEWWSVLGIGLVATLSVPVLAMSVRTGFLGGRQDLIALRPSLRRLAVEGFLLLLAVLGVVVLRRRGLSQDVGVDPFLASVPVLLAVAAALVAVRSVPWPLRQVGRFAHRSRSVVPFLGLARAGRAAPVSLGPLAVLVVAIATGVFTSVVTSTIGYARDRAADSAVAGDAQLTGYAFGPGTAASLEKLNGVTSVVPLSVESGVRLQDRLGTGSHETTQAQQVVVDGPAMARVLRDSGLGVTLPPVLLDSARVATDDAPVPAVVSPSVAAEVGDGGATEVQGRRYAFRVAAVVDSLPGLDMGARAFIALPAAALPLPQNAEIVPNRFLIAGDGFSTAELTATGDQGQLDYFATVFGRPVPDTQLERRATVVTWAGYRDVMESGGVNGVLSFTFAAGATGATLLALLAVGFTVLADAAGRGRTLSRLRTMGLSAGQGRGLLVYELLPLVAVAVLAGGAVGVALPQILGPALGLGGFTAGAPVRTHVDPVLVLGVPLLMVLALLLALLVESGLNRRMRLGEVLRLGEEN is encoded by the coding sequence ATGAGACTCCTGCGGCGGATACGGGCGGCGGCCGGATGTCTGGCTCTCCTCGCGGCGCTCGGGCTGGTGGCGTCGCTGCTGGTCAGCGGCGTGCCCCGGCTGGCGAACGGGTTCACCGACGACGGCCTGCGCGCGGACGTGCGCGCACTGCACTTCGCGGCCCGCGACCTCACCTACGGCGTGGAGCCGGAGATCGACGGCAAGGTCCGGGTGACCGGCGCGGAGGGACGGCTGGAGGGCTACCGGCAGGTGATGCCCGCGCCGCTGCCCGACGCGGTCGGCGGGCGCTGGTTCGCCGCGCAGGTCGGTGGCCAGCCGCCCGCGATCGGGAAACCCCAGGTGGCCGTGGCGCAGGGCCGGTTCGCCACGCCGTGCCCGCCCAGCCTGTCGTTCCGCTACCAGGCCGGCCTGACCGGCAGGCTGCGGATCACGGCCGGCCGGGCGCCGGACACCAGGGCGGGCGGCCCGGTCGAGGTGATGGTCTCCGAGGAGGCCGCGTTCCGGCTCGGCGTGCGGGACGGGACCGCGTTCGCGGTGACCGGCGCGACCGAGACGCCGGTGGCGGCGGAGATCGTCGGCGTCTACGCGCCGCTGGACCCGGCGGCACCGGACTGGGACAACGTCGTGCTGGCCACCGTCGCCTGCGGGCCGGCCTCCACGGACACGACGTGGCGGGCCACCGTGCTGACCGACGCGGACGGCCTGGGTACCGCGGCGGACGGCACCGGCATGCTGGCCTACGAGTGGCGGTACCGCGTCGACGAGACCCGGTTGACCGCGGACGGCCTGCCCCCGCTGGTCACCGCGATCGCCGAGGCCAAGCGCACGCCGCCGGACGAGGGCCTGCGGCTGACCACCTCGCTGGACCGGGAACTGCTGGACTTTCAGGGCCGGCGGCGCGCGGTCGCGGCACTGCTCGCGGTGGTGCTGTCCGGCCTGGTCGCCACGCTGCTCGGGCTGATCGTGCTGGCCGCCCGGCTGGCCGTGGACCGGCGGCGGGACGAGCTGTCGCTGCTGCGCGCCCGCGGCGGCACCGGCACCGCGATCGGCCTGCGTACGCTCGCCGAGACCACGGTGATCGTGCCGGCCGCGGTGCTCGCCGGCTGGGCGGCCGGCACGCTGCTGCCCGGCCGCGCGGCGGAGGGGGAGTGGTGGTCCGTGCTCGGCATCGGGCTGGTCGCCACGCTGTCCGTACCGGTGCTGGCGATGTCGGTGCGGACCGGGTTCCTCGGCGGCCGGCAGGATTTGATCGCGCTGCGCCCGTCGCTGCGCCGCCTCGCGGTCGAGGGCTTCCTGCTGCTGCTCGCGGTGCTCGGCGTGGTCGTGCTGCGCCGCCGCGGGCTCAGCCAGGACGTCGGCGTCGACCCGTTCCTCGCGTCCGTGCCGGTGCTGCTCGCGGTCGCGGCCGCGCTGGTCGCGGTGCGGTCGGTGCCGTGGCCGCTGCGCCAGGTCGGCCGGTTCGCACACCGGTCCCGCAGCGTGGTGCCGTTCCTCGGCCTGGCCCGAGCCGGGCGGGCCGCGCCGGTCAGTCTCGGCCCGCTCGCGGTGCTGGTCGTGGCGATCGCGACCGGCGTCTTCACCAGCGTGGTCACCAGCACCATCGGGTACGCCCGGGACCGCGCCGCGGACAGCGCGGTGGCCGGCGACGCGCAGCTGACCGGGTACGCGTTCGGCCCCGGCACGGCCGCTTCCCTGGAGAAGCTCAACGGCGTGACCTCGGTCGTGCCGTTGAGCGTGGAATCCGGTGTCCGGCTGCAGGACCGGCTCGGCACCGGCAGCCACGAGACCACCCAGGCCCAGCAGGTCGTGGTGGACGGTCCCGCGATGGCGCGGGTGCTGCGGGACAGCGGGCTCGGCGTCACGCTGCCACCGGTGCTGCTCGACTCGGCCCGGGTCGCCACGGACGACGCGCCGGTCCCGGCCGTGGTGTCGCCGTCGGTCGCGGCCGAGGTCGGCGACGGCGGCGCCACCGAGGTGCAGGGCCGGCGGTACGCGTTCCGGGTCGCCGCGGTCGTCGACTCGCTACCCGGCCTGGACATGGGTGCCCGCGCGTTCATCGCGCTCCCGGCCGCCGCGCTGCCGTTGCCGCAGAACGCGGAGATCGTGCCGAACCGGTTCCTGATCGCCGGCGACGGCTTCTCCACCGCGGAGCTGACCGCGACCGGTGACCAGGGCCAGCTCGACTACTTCGCCACCGTCTTCGGCCGCCCGGTGCCCGACACCCAGCTGGAACGGCGGGCCACGGTCGTCACCTGGGCCGGTTACCGGGACGTGATGGAGAGCGGCGGCGTCAACGGCGTGCTCAGCTTCACGTTCGCGGCCGGTGCCACCGGTGCGACGCTGCTGGCGCTGCTCGCGGTCGGGTTCACCGTGCTGGCCGACGCGGCCGGGCGCGGGCGGACGCTGTCGAGGCTGCGGACCATGGGCCTGTCCGCCGGGCAGGGCCGCGGTCTGCTGGTCTACGAGCTGCTGCCGCTGGTCGCGGTCGCGGTGCTCGCCGGTGGCGCGGTCGGGGTCGCGCTGCCGCAGATCCTCGGGCCCGCGCTCGGGCTCGGCGGGTTCACGGCCGGCGCGCCGGTCCGTACTCATGTGGATCCGGTGTTGGTGTTGGGTGTTCCGCTGCTCATGGTGCTGGCGCTGCTGCTGGCCCTGCTGGTGGAGAGCGGGCTGAATCGCCGGATGCGCCTCGGCGAGGTGCTCCGCCTCGGAGAGGAGAACTGA
- a CDS encoding nuclear transport factor 2 family protein, protein MTENTTPAATIDSSARRSLDLWLTMWNGDGEIARQICADDFRIHFAVTESDGSTPADDIRTADDFARYLAWWHGQHPGVVFTNVADAIDGDHGRLLWDMQAGELLVGGVDVFDFAADGRVRRVWSVGGQRSMRS, encoded by the coding sequence ATGACCGAGAACACGACACCCGCAGCCACGATCGACTCCAGCGCCCGGCGGTCCCTGGACCTGTGGCTGACGATGTGGAACGGCGACGGCGAGATCGCGCGACAGATCTGCGCCGACGACTTCCGCATCCATTTCGCCGTGACCGAGTCCGACGGGTCGACTCCCGCGGACGACATCCGCACCGCCGACGACTTCGCGCGGTACCTCGCCTGGTGGCACGGGCAGCATCCGGGTGTCGTCTTCACGAACGTCGCGGACGCGATCGACGGTGACCACGGCCGGCTGCTGTGGGACATGCAGGCGGGCGAGCTTCTCGTGGGCGGTGTCGACGTGTTCGACTTCGCCGCGGACGGCCGGGTCCGGCGGGTCTGGTCGGTCGGCGGGCAGCGGAGCATGCGCAGCTGA
- a CDS encoding Na+/H+ antiporter yields the protein MALVLGGLVVVMVANAVAHRSGLPASVLLVVAGIGYGYLPGPNLELDPDVVLYLVIPPLLYAAALESSLTAIKRNMRTVLGLSVGLVLATALLVGLGLDLFVAGVTLAAGIAVGAAVAPPDPVAALSIGRKAGLPPRLITLVEGEGLLNDATALTILKVAVLATVSGHFSLGHAVGEFSLMAAGGLAIGLASAWLLGQVRRRITDPLIDTALSLGTPFAVFLVAEEIHVSGVLAVVVCGLWLGHRAPSMTTSRSRLQSRPVWHFVEYLLEGYVFVLIGQQLPSVLRALTEYSWATIVSAAGITVAVVLLLRPVWLYVMAHLPGHMHARLGGDPNRNNPALSLRELTALTWAGTRGVITLAAVFTLPGDTPNRDLLLFCAYIVVLVTLIGQGLTFGPLLRVLRIPGTDVSRARTRNEARAAAMEAAVARLDELEESEDPAIRASLPGARRLAEARLERYRGRLAVLNATEDEALPVNEEYRAAQQARREMIMAQREELLSWRDNGLLEDADLRILERELDHEESILPSPGKH from the coding sequence ATGGCGCTGGTGCTGGGCGGGCTCGTGGTGGTGATGGTGGCGAACGCCGTCGCGCACCGCAGTGGCCTGCCCGCCTCGGTCCTGCTGGTCGTCGCGGGGATCGGGTACGGTTATCTGCCCGGGCCGAACCTCGAGCTCGACCCGGACGTCGTGCTCTACCTGGTGATCCCGCCGCTGCTGTACGCGGCGGCGCTGGAGTCGAGCCTCACCGCGATCAAGCGGAACATGCGTACGGTGCTGGGCCTGTCCGTGGGCCTGGTCCTGGCCACCGCACTGCTGGTCGGCCTCGGCCTGGACCTGTTCGTGGCCGGGGTGACGCTGGCGGCCGGCATCGCGGTCGGCGCCGCGGTCGCGCCGCCGGACCCGGTCGCGGCGCTGTCCATCGGCCGGAAGGCGGGCCTGCCGCCGCGGCTGATCACGCTGGTCGAGGGTGAGGGGCTGCTCAACGACGCGACCGCGCTGACGATCCTGAAGGTCGCGGTGCTGGCCACGGTCAGCGGGCACTTCTCGCTCGGGCACGCGGTCGGCGAGTTCTCCCTGATGGCGGCCGGTGGCCTGGCGATCGGCCTGGCGTCGGCGTGGCTGCTCGGGCAGGTCCGCCGCCGGATCACCGATCCGCTGATCGACACCGCGCTGTCGCTGGGTACGCCGTTCGCGGTGTTCCTGGTCGCCGAGGAGATCCACGTCTCCGGCGTGCTGGCCGTGGTGGTCTGCGGCCTGTGGCTGGGCCACCGGGCGCCGTCGATGACGACGAGCCGGTCCCGGCTGCAGTCCCGGCCGGTGTGGCACTTCGTGGAGTACCTGCTCGAGGGGTACGTGTTCGTGCTGATCGGGCAGCAGCTGCCGTCGGTGCTGCGCGCGCTCACCGAGTACAGCTGGGCCACGATCGTCTCCGCCGCCGGGATCACGGTCGCGGTGGTGCTGCTGCTGCGGCCGGTCTGGCTGTACGTGATGGCGCACCTGCCCGGCCACATGCACGCGCGGCTGGGCGGCGACCCGAACCGGAACAACCCGGCGTTGTCGCTGCGCGAGCTGACCGCGCTGACCTGGGCCGGCACCCGCGGCGTGATCACGCTGGCCGCGGTCTTCACGCTGCCGGGCGACACGCCGAACCGGGATCTGCTGCTGTTCTGCGCGTACATCGTGGTGCTGGTGACGCTGATCGGGCAGGGCCTGACGTTCGGCCCGTTGCTGCGCGTGCTGCGGATCCCGGGCACGGACGTGAGCCGCGCCCGGACCCGCAACGAGGCCCGCGCGGCCGCGATGGAGGCCGCGGTGGCCCGGCTGGACGAGCTGGAGGAGTCGGAGGACCCGGCGATCCGCGCGTCGCTGCCGGGCGCGCGCCGGCTGGCCGAGGCCCGCCTGGAGCGCTACCGCGGCCGGCTGGCCGTGCTGAACGCAACCGAGGACGAGGCCCTGCCGGTCAACGAGGAGTACCGCGCCGCACAGCAAGCGCGCCGGGAGATGATCATGGCGCAGCGCGAGGAGCTGCTGTCCTGGCGGGACAACGGCCTGCTCGAGGACGCCGACCTGCGGATCCTGGAGCGCGAGCTGGACCACGAGGAGAGCATCCTGCCCTCCCCCGGCAAACACTGA
- a CDS encoding molybdenum cofactor biosysynthesis protein, translating into MNAEILQLLASPVHRFEGRPQDGPAPAPAGELRDSVLVRAGLGIVGDRYFGHPAHRDASITLIAAESLPPGAGLAEVRRNVLLTGVPVDELVGTVLTLDSGDGPVRLRVNRAAHPCAWMDVTIAPGAWRALRRRGGVRCTPLDDGLLRTGPVTIS; encoded by the coding sequence ATGAACGCCGAGATCCTGCAGTTGCTGGCCTCGCCGGTGCACCGGTTCGAGGGCCGCCCGCAGGACGGCCCGGCTCCGGCACCGGCGGGCGAGCTGCGCGACTCGGTGCTGGTCCGGGCCGGCCTGGGCATTGTCGGCGATCGCTACTTCGGCCACCCGGCGCACCGCGACGCGAGCATCACGCTGATCGCGGCCGAGTCGCTGCCGCCCGGCGCCGGGCTCGCCGAGGTGCGCCGCAACGTGCTGCTGACCGGCGTGCCGGTCGACGAGCTGGTCGGCACGGTGCTCACGCTGGACTCCGGCGACGGCCCGGTGCGGCTGCGGGTCAACCGCGCGGCGCACCCGTGCGCGTGGATGGACGTCACGATCGCCCCGGGCGCGTGGCGCGCACTGCGCCGGCGCGGCGGCGTCCGCTGCACACCGCTGGACGACGGGCTGCTCCGCACCGGCCCGGTCACCATCTCCTGA
- a CDS encoding ABC transporter ATP-binding protein — protein MAAPDLATLQRRAAERAAARAGGTDRLRGHIVCDGLVRIFKTEGVEVFALQGLDLVVDRGELVAIVGASGSGKSTMLNVLSGLDVPTAGIARVAGYDLLTMSPRKRLTYRRHTVGFIWQQTARNLLPYLTARENVELPQQLARRGRGAAKRAQELLGMLGVGELANRRPGEMSGGQQQRVAVAVAVANNPEVLFADEPTGELDEATAAEVFGALRTINAELGVTVVIVTHDHSVSSQVRRTVQIRDGRTSAEVRRSARLSEDGVEELITEEYAVIDRSGRLQLPATFVDELALRERVKLTLEPDHVAVFPGQEK, from the coding sequence ATGGCGGCCCCTGATCTGGCCACCCTGCAGCGACGGGCGGCCGAACGCGCCGCCGCGCGGGCGGGCGGCACCGACCGGCTGCGCGGGCACATCGTCTGCGACGGCCTGGTGCGGATCTTCAAGACCGAGGGCGTGGAGGTCTTCGCGCTGCAGGGCCTGGACCTGGTCGTCGACCGCGGCGAGCTGGTCGCGATCGTCGGCGCGTCCGGCTCCGGCAAGTCGACCATGCTGAACGTGCTCTCCGGCCTGGACGTGCCGACCGCCGGGATCGCCCGGGTCGCCGGTTACGACCTGCTGACCATGTCGCCGCGCAAGCGCCTCACCTACCGGCGGCACACGGTCGGGTTCATCTGGCAGCAGACCGCGCGGAACCTGCTGCCCTACCTGACCGCGAGGGAGAACGTGGAGCTGCCGCAGCAGCTGGCCCGGCGCGGCCGCGGCGCGGCCAAGCGCGCGCAGGAGCTGCTCGGCATGCTCGGCGTGGGCGAGCTGGCGAACCGGCGGCCGGGCGAGATGTCCGGCGGCCAGCAGCAGCGCGTCGCGGTCGCGGTGGCGGTGGCGAACAACCCGGAGGTGCTGTTCGCCGACGAGCCGACCGGTGAGCTGGACGAGGCCACGGCCGCGGAGGTGTTCGGCGCGCTCCGCACGATCAACGCGGAACTGGGCGTCACCGTCGTCATCGTCACGCACGACCACTCGGTGTCCTCGCAGGTCCGCCGCACGGTGCAGATCCGCGACGGCCGGACGTCCGCGGAGGTGCGCCGGTCCGCACGTCTTTCCGAGGACGGCGTGGAAGAACTGATCACCGAGGAGTACGCGGTGATCGACCGCAGCGGCCGGCTGCAGCTGCCGGCCACGTTCGTCGACGAGCTGGCACTGCGCGAGCGCGTCAAGCTCACGCTGGAACCCGATCACGTCGCCGTCTTCCCGGGGCAGGAAAAATGA
- a CDS encoding ABC transporter permease produces MRLVMRRARAARSLLVAAVAATLIATALLTGLAGYSREVVDAGARGAVSAADGDQRSMLIRGSAGGDAAGLAERDRKVRERLAAGLGGRATAVSGAGYAAGRQLVGDTGTAQPDDDGTVYASVVFLDGIENHANLVTGAWPAADGLQAALAEDAAAVLGVRAGDTVPILDRVSKRVTGVTVTGLWAPNDPDDAYWRLTPDQSSAYGPFVVGRDTFVAHFLANASVAWLAEPDLNGVALTELHGIARDAAVIAEGLPEATGLGSSGLVTSDIGALADRLAAAELVGRSALVTPMLLVVVLSGYALLLVAGLLTEQRRDETALLRARGAARNQLAGLAAREALLVVLPAAMIAPPLATRLVGAAGELPLLRDAAIDLHPSTDALAWIVAALAALGCGLAMLAPALRTGGTYAGELAARARPAKRTLFQRAGLDLLLIALAALGWMQLRQYSSPLAGSGAGLGIDPLLAATPTIAVLGGAVVALRLLPPVTRLAERLADRKQWISATFGTWQAGRRPHAGPVLLLSLAVAVSTVAWCLAGTSSRSNTDQADHVTGADLRLVEQDGVAPAGRAAQLAGLPGAATVLPAWRDSLRMGPENTLGDMVALDAADAPGVLRLRDDLAGGGAGRLLGGLAEARRTAPAVPLPPGGTRLTGAFTGDGVRSPIRATAVLADGHGTTYRLALGEAWSGDLARFDVALPSGPDRLAGFVVDAVGGNGERLNWALTGLAVDGTPLDLTGGAPRWNGTDRAGRVSDAAVEGGGVRAAYTVQGVLFGVRSFTFAVVPKATEQLAVPVVATPAALSALRLDVGGTTRMSLGGASVAVVVTGRADSLPGGTQTASLLVDLPSLSSAVFNAWGLTRGPQEWWVSAGPGTRTEAADAARALGGLTVLDRVALGGAADSDPYGVGARAALFAAALGAVLLAAVGVAVDVRATGRRRLTEMAVLHTLGVGARQLARALLIEQAFLAGLGVLAGLGVGIAVAATMAPLVVLTPSAERPVPEPVLQVDWPAVGVTGALLLGLALGLSALSALNLRNRLAVAQLRIGEDR; encoded by the coding sequence GCGCCGGGTACGCGGCCGGCCGGCAACTGGTCGGCGACACCGGAACCGCCCAGCCGGACGACGACGGCACGGTCTACGCGTCCGTGGTCTTCCTGGACGGCATCGAGAACCACGCGAACCTGGTGACCGGCGCCTGGCCCGCGGCCGACGGCCTGCAGGCCGCGCTGGCCGAGGACGCCGCGGCCGTGCTCGGCGTGCGCGCCGGCGACACGGTGCCGATCCTGGACCGGGTCAGCAAGCGGGTCACCGGCGTGACCGTCACCGGGCTGTGGGCGCCGAACGACCCGGACGACGCCTACTGGCGGCTGACCCCGGACCAGTCATCGGCCTACGGCCCGTTCGTGGTCGGCCGGGACACGTTCGTCGCGCACTTCCTGGCCAACGCGTCCGTGGCCTGGCTGGCCGAGCCGGACCTGAACGGCGTCGCGCTGACCGAGCTGCACGGGATCGCGCGGGACGCGGCCGTGATCGCCGAAGGGCTGCCGGAGGCGACCGGGCTGGGCAGCTCCGGGTTGGTCACCTCGGACATCGGCGCGCTCGCCGACCGGCTGGCCGCCGCGGAGCTGGTCGGCCGGTCCGCGCTGGTCACGCCGATGCTGCTGGTGGTCGTGCTGAGCGGGTATGCGCTACTGCTGGTCGCCGGCCTGCTCACCGAGCAGCGCCGGGACGAGACCGCGCTGTTGCGCGCCCGCGGCGCCGCCCGCAACCAGCTGGCCGGGCTGGCCGCGCGCGAGGCGCTGCTGGTGGTGCTGCCCGCCGCGATGATCGCGCCGCCGCTGGCCACCCGGCTGGTCGGCGCGGCCGGTGAGCTGCCGCTGCTGCGCGACGCCGCGATCGACCTGCACCCGTCGACGGACGCGCTCGCCTGGATCGTGGCCGCGCTGGCCGCGCTCGGCTGCGGCCTTGCGATGCTGGCACCGGCGCTGCGCACGGGCGGCACCTACGCCGGTGAGCTGGCCGCCCGCGCCCGCCCGGCGAAGCGCACGCTGTTCCAGCGAGCAGGCCTGGACCTGCTGCTGATTGCGCTGGCCGCGCTCGGCTGGATGCAGCTGCGGCAATACTCCTCGCCGCTGGCCGGGTCCGGCGCCGGCCTCGGCATCGATCCGCTGCTCGCGGCCACGCCGACGATCGCGGTGCTGGGCGGCGCGGTGGTCGCGCTGCGGCTGCTGCCGCCGGTGACGCGGCTGGCCGAGCGCCTGGCCGACCGCAAGCAGTGGATCTCCGCGACGTTCGGCACCTGGCAGGCCGGGCGCCGCCCGCACGCCGGTCCGGTGCTGCTGCTCTCGCTCGCGGTCGCGGTCAGCACGGTCGCGTGGTGCCTGGCCGGCACGTCCAGCCGGTCCAACACCGACCAGGCCGACCACGTCACCGGTGCCGACCTGCGGCTGGTCGAGCAGGACGGCGTCGCGCCGGCCGGACGCGCCGCGCAGCTGGCCGGGCTGCCCGGTGCCGCGACCGTGCTGCCCGCCTGGCGGGACAGCCTGCGGATGGGGCCGGAGAACACGCTCGGCGACATGGTGGCGCTGGACGCGGCGGACGCGCCCGGCGTGCTGCGGCTGCGCGACGACCTGGCCGGGGGCGGCGCCGGCCGGCTGCTCGGCGGGCTGGCCGAGGCACGCCGGACCGCACCGGCCGTGCCGCTGCCGCCCGGCGGTACCCGGCTGACCGGCGCGTTCACCGGCGACGGCGTGCGGTCGCCGATCCGGGCCACGGCCGTGCTCGCGGACGGGCACGGCACCACCTACCGGCTGGCGCTCGGCGAGGCCTGGTCCGGCGACCTGGCCCGCTTCGACGTGGCGCTGCCGTCTGGCCCGGACCGGCTGGCCGGTTTCGTGGTCGACGCGGTCGGCGGCAACGGCGAGCGGCTGAACTGGGCGCTGACCGGGCTGGCCGTGGACGGCACGCCGCTGGACCTGACCGGCGGTGCGCCGCGCTGGAACGGCACGGACCGGGCCGGCCGGGTCAGCGACGCGGCGGTCGAGGGCGGCGGGGTGCGCGCCGCGTACACGGTCCAGGGGGTGCTCTTCGGGGTCCGGTCGTTCACGTTCGCGGTGGTGCCGAAGGCCACCGAGCAGCTGGCGGTGCCGGTGGTCGCCACCCCGGCCGCGCTGTCCGCGCTGCGGCTGGACGTCGGCGGCACGACCCGGATGTCGCTCGGTGGCGCCTCGGTCGCGGTGGTCGTCACCGGCCGCGCCGACTCGCTGCCGGGCGGCACCCAGACCGCGTCGCTGCTGGTCGACCTGCCGTCGCTGAGCTCCGCCGTGTTCAACGCCTGGGGACTGACCCGCGGCCCGCAGGAGTGGTGGGTGTCGGCCGGGCCCGGCACCCGGACCGAGGCGGCGGACGCGGCCCGCGCGCTCGGCGGCCTGACCGTGCTGGACCGGGTCGCGCTCGGCGGTGCGGCGGACTCCGATCCGTACGGCGTCGGTGCCCGGGCCGCGCTGTTCGCGGCCGCGCTCGGCGCGGTGCTGCTGGCCGCCGTCGGCGTCGCGGTGGACGTGCGCGCCACCGGGCGCCGCCGGCTGACCGAGATGGCGGTGCTGCACACGCTCGGCGTCGGCGCCCGCCAGCTGGCCCGCGCGCTCCTGATCGAGCAGGCGTTCCTGGCCGGGCTCGGCGTGCTGGCCGGGCTCGGCGTCGGCATCGCGGTCGCGGCCACGATGGCGCCGCTGGTGGTGCTGACGCCGTCCGCGGAGAGACCGGTGCCGGAACCGGTGCTGCAGGTCGACTGGCCGGCGGTCGGCGTGACCGGCGCGCTGCTGCTCGGCCTGGCACTCGGGCTGTCCGCGCTGTCCGCCCTGAACCTGCGCAACCGGCTGGCCGTCGCCCAGCTGCGGATCGGAGAGGATCGATGA
- a CDS encoding PPOX class F420-dependent oxidoreductase produces MTPDELHDLLASTKIGILATIKKDGRPQLSPVTHYFDREAGTILVSITEGRAKTANLRRDPRATLEATSPDGWSWVTAEGTATLTGPGTDPDGPEVAALIDYYRKAAGEHPDWDDYKRAMVADRRVLLTITVDHVYGARIR; encoded by the coding sequence ATGACGCCTGACGAGCTGCACGACCTGCTGGCCAGCACCAAGATCGGCATTCTCGCCACCATCAAGAAGGACGGCCGGCCGCAACTCTCGCCGGTCACGCACTACTTCGACCGGGAGGCCGGCACCATCCTGGTGTCGATCACCGAGGGCCGGGCCAAGACCGCGAACCTGCGCCGCGACCCGCGCGCCACACTGGAGGCGACCAGCCCGGACGGCTGGTCCTGGGTGACGGCCGAGGGCACGGCCACGCTCACCGGCCCCGGCACCGACCCGGACGGCCCCGAGGTCGCCGCGCTGATCGACTACTACCGCAAGGCGGCCGGCGAACACCCGGACTGGGACGACTACAAGCGCGCCATGGTCGCCGACCGCCGCGTCCTGCTCACCATCACCGTCGACCACGTCTACGGCGCACGCATCCGCTGA